One part of the Streptomyces sp. NBC_00286 genome encodes these proteins:
- a CDS encoding PHP domain-containing protein, with amino-acid sequence MRIDLHTHSTASDGTDTPAELVRNAAAAGLDVVALTDHDTTRGHAEAIAAVPEGLTLVTGAELSCRLDGVSLHMLAYLFDPEEPDLLRERELVRDDRVPRAHGMIRKLQELGVPVTWEQVARIAGDGSVGRPHIATALVELGVVPSVSDAFTPDWLADGGRAYVEKHETDPFEAIRLVKAAGGVTVFAHPAASKRGQTVPESAIAELTAAGLDGIEVDHMDHDPATRSRLRGLAADLGLLTTGSSDYHGSRKTCVLGEFTTDPEIYGEITRRATGAFPVPGAGGAAGV; translated from the coding sequence GTGCGCATCGATCTGCACACCCACTCCACCGCTTCCGACGGTACGGACACGCCCGCCGAGCTGGTGCGCAATGCCGCCGCGGCCGGTCTGGACGTCGTCGCGCTGACCGACCACGACACCACCCGCGGACACGCGGAGGCCATCGCAGCGGTCCCGGAAGGCCTCACCCTCGTCACCGGAGCCGAACTCTCCTGCCGCCTCGACGGCGTGAGCCTGCACATGCTGGCGTACCTCTTCGATCCCGAGGAGCCCGATCTGCTGCGTGAGCGTGAGCTCGTACGCGACGACCGGGTGCCGCGGGCCCACGGCATGATCCGTAAGCTCCAGGAGCTGGGCGTGCCGGTGACCTGGGAGCAGGTGGCGCGGATCGCGGGCGACGGGTCCGTGGGGCGGCCGCACATCGCGACCGCGCTGGTCGAGCTGGGCGTCGTGCCCAGCGTCTCCGACGCCTTCACACCCGACTGGCTCGCCGACGGCGGCCGGGCCTACGTCGAGAAGCACGAGACGGACCCCTTCGAGGCGATCCGGCTGGTCAAGGCGGCGGGCGGCGTGACCGTCTTCGCGCATCCCGCCGCTTCGAAGCGGGGCCAGACCGTGCCGGAATCCGCGATCGCCGAGCTCACGGCGGCCGGACTCGACGGCATCGAGGTCGACCACATGGACCACGACCCGGCGACCCGGTCCCGACTCCGCGGCCTGGCGGCCGACTTGGGGCTGCTGACGACGGGCTCCAGCGACTATCACGGCAGCCGCAAGACGTGTGTACTCGGGGAGTTCACCACGGACCCCGAGATCTACGGGGAGATCACGCGGCGGGCCACCGGGGCGTTCCCGGTGCCGGGTGCGGGCGGGGCCGCGGGAGTCTGA
- a CDS encoding DUF6758 family protein, which yields MRGEPSCPKCGGRVRAPGLFADSWQCDVHGPVHPLQPVIPPSVEALSVVVHRARVPVWMPWPLPVGWLFTGAAFAGDDRSGGRATAVACSGPGPLGGVGELVLVAEELGVGLGARYAGIDGPDPGPYMNVEKPAQAKVLAAGRPTPLWLVSGTPDDRAVFAGEARGLWLWAVVWPEQSGLLMYDELVLTDLRDAGAEVDLLPCGALSPRILEP from the coding sequence ATGAGGGGCGAACCCAGTTGCCCGAAGTGTGGTGGCCGGGTCAGGGCTCCCGGACTCTTTGCCGACTCCTGGCAGTGTGATGTGCACGGACCCGTGCACCCACTGCAGCCCGTGATCCCGCCCAGCGTCGAGGCCCTCAGCGTCGTGGTGCACCGTGCGCGCGTACCGGTGTGGATGCCATGGCCCCTGCCCGTCGGCTGGCTCTTCACGGGTGCGGCTTTCGCGGGCGACGACCGCAGCGGCGGCCGTGCCACCGCCGTGGCCTGCTCGGGCCCGGGCCCGCTCGGCGGCGTAGGAGAGCTGGTGCTCGTTGCCGAGGAGCTCGGCGTGGGCCTCGGCGCGCGCTACGCGGGAATCGACGGCCCGGACCCCGGCCCGTACATGAACGTCGAGAAGCCGGCCCAGGCGAAGGTCCTCGCGGCGGGCCGCCCGACCCCCCTCTGGCTGGTCTCCGGCACCCCCGACGACCGCGCCGTCTTCGCCGGAGAGGCCCGCGGACTGTGGCTGTGGGCGGTCGTCTGGCCCGAGCAGTCGGGCCTGCTGATGTACGACGAGCTCGTACTGACCGACCTGCGGGACGCGGGCGCGGAGGTGGACCTGCTGCCGTGCGGGGCGCTGTCGCCGCGCATCCTGGAGCCCTAG
- a CDS encoding suppressor of fused domain protein: protein MADVLPLVEARLRTALGEPDARAAVTFLGTDRIEVLRFSGGAAGEEIVRYATLGMSAQPMTDPTAALADPVKGPRAELVLSVRAGVADTDKVLRPLAVLAASPQVEGLVVAPGASLDVGEPLWPGAPFTSVLVAEPGGLVEDLELDEPLDPVRFLPLLPMTPNEAAWKRVHGAAALQERWLTGGTDLRDPSRKSVSLD from the coding sequence ATGGCTGATGTTCTTCCTTTGGTGGAGGCCCGGTTGCGTACCGCACTGGGCGAACCGGACGCGCGCGCAGCGGTCACCTTCCTCGGCACGGACCGCATCGAGGTGCTCCGCTTCAGCGGCGGAGCCGCCGGGGAAGAGATCGTGCGCTACGCCACGCTCGGCATGTCCGCCCAGCCGATGACGGACCCCACGGCAGCCCTCGCCGACCCGGTCAAGGGCCCGCGCGCCGAACTCGTCCTCTCCGTACGCGCCGGCGTCGCCGACACCGACAAGGTGCTCCGCCCGCTTGCCGTACTGGCCGCGTCTCCGCAGGTGGAGGGCCTGGTCGTGGCCCCCGGAGCCTCGCTCGACGTCGGTGAACCCCTGTGGCCGGGCGCCCCGTTCACCTCCGTACTGGTCGCCGAGCCGGGCGGCCTCGTCGAGGACCTGGAGCTGGACGAGCCCCTCGATCCCGTACGTTTCCTGCCGCTGCTTCCGATGACGCCGAACGAGGCGGCGTGGAAGCGGGTGCACGGCGCGGCGGCCCTCCAGGAACGCTGGCTCACGGGCGGAACCGACCTGCGCGATCCGTCACGCAAGTCTGTGTCTCTCGACTGA
- a CDS encoding magnesium and cobalt transport protein CorA, protein MSMIRDLRAAVRPSLRKDGGPYDSTREAGTNSAVVDCAIYRDGARVPFPVTLTPHEAMLQVRRDGGFAWIGLHEPTEDEFAVIASEFGLHPLAVEDAVHAHQRPKLERYDETLFTVFKTIHYVEHDELTDTSEIVETGEVMCFTGRDFFITVRHGGQGSLRALRHRLQDDPELLAKGPSAVLHAIADHVVDGYIAVADAVQDDIDEVETAVFSPGRKGGTARGVDSARIYQLKREVLEFKRAVSPLMRPMQLLSERPMRLVDPDIQKYFRDVADHLARVQEQVVGFDELLNSILQANLAQASVAQNEDMRKITSWAAIIAVPTMVCGVYGMNFDYMPELRWKFGYPLVLGITVGICFTIHRTLKRNGWL, encoded by the coding sequence ATGTCGATGATCCGAGACCTGCGCGCCGCGGTCCGCCCCTCGCTGCGCAAGGACGGCGGCCCGTACGACAGCACTCGCGAGGCCGGGACGAACTCGGCTGTCGTGGACTGCGCCATCTACCGCGACGGCGCCCGCGTCCCCTTCCCCGTCACCCTCACGCCGCACGAGGCGATGCTCCAGGTGCGCCGTGACGGCGGCTTCGCCTGGATCGGTCTTCACGAGCCCACGGAGGACGAATTCGCCGTCATCGCCAGCGAGTTCGGGCTGCACCCGCTCGCCGTCGAGGACGCGGTGCACGCCCACCAGCGGCCCAAGCTGGAGCGCTACGACGAGACGCTGTTCACCGTCTTCAAGACCATCCACTACGTCGAGCACGACGAACTCACCGACACCAGCGAGATCGTGGAGACCGGCGAGGTGATGTGTTTCACCGGCCGGGACTTCTTCATCACGGTGCGGCACGGCGGGCAGGGCTCGCTGCGGGCACTGCGGCACCGGCTGCAGGACGACCCCGAGCTGCTCGCCAAGGGGCCGTCGGCCGTGCTGCACGCGATCGCCGACCATGTCGTCGACGGGTACATCGCGGTCGCGGACGCCGTGCAGGACGACATCGACGAGGTCGAGACGGCGGTGTTCTCGCCGGGGCGCAAGGGCGGGACCGCGCGCGGTGTCGACTCGGCGCGGATCTACCAGCTCAAGCGTGAGGTACTGGAGTTCAAGCGGGCGGTGTCCCCGCTGATGCGGCCCATGCAGCTGCTGAGCGAGCGGCCGATGCGGCTGGTGGACCCCGACATCCAGAAGTACTTCCGTGATGTCGCCGATCACCTCGCCCGGGTCCAGGAGCAGGTCGTCGGGTTCGACGAGTTGCTCAACTCGATCCTCCAGGCCAATCTCGCGCAGGCCTCGGTCGCGCAGAACGAGGACATGCGCAAGATCACGTCGTGGGCGGCGATCATCGCCGTACCGACGATGGTGTGTGGCGTCTACGGCATGAACTTCGACTACATGCCGGAGCTGCGCTGGAAGTTCGGGTACCCGCTGGTGCTGGGCATCACGGTGGGGATCTGTTTCACGATCCACCGCACGCTGAAGCGCAACGGGTGGCTGTGA
- a CDS encoding magnesium transporter MgtE N-terminal domain-containing protein, translating to MAAGAPRIFVSHLSGVAVFDPNGDQVGRVRDLVAMLRVGQRPPRLLGLVVELSTRRRIFLPMTRVTGIESGQVITTGVLNVRRFEQRPTERLVIGELLDRRVHLVESGEEVTVLDVSVQQLPARRDWEIDRVFVRKGKGGTFRRSKGETLTVEWSAVTGFSLEEQGQGAESLLATFEQLRPADLANVLHHLSAKRRAEVAAALDDDRLADVLEELPEDDQIEILGKLKEERAADVLEAMDPDDAADLLAELPEEDKERLLTLMRPDEAADVRRLMAYEERTAGGLMTTEPIVLQPDATVADALARVRNPDLSPALAAQVYVCRPPDETPTGKYLGTVHFQRLLRDPPYTLVSALLDDDLQALRPEDALPVVAGFFATYDMVAAPVVDESGSLLGAVTVDDVLDHMLPEDWRETEFHLDVEAQGVSHGS from the coding sequence ATGGCCGCTGGCGCTCCCCGGATCTTCGTCTCGCACCTCTCCGGTGTCGCCGTCTTCGACCCGAACGGCGACCAGGTGGGCCGGGTGCGCGATCTCGTCGCCATGCTGCGGGTCGGGCAGCGCCCGCCCCGACTGCTCGGCCTCGTCGTCGAGCTGTCGACGCGCCGCCGTATCTTCCTGCCGATGACGCGGGTGACCGGCATCGAGTCGGGCCAGGTCATCACCACCGGCGTCCTGAACGTACGGCGCTTCGAGCAGCGGCCCACCGAACGGCTCGTCATCGGGGAACTGCTCGACCGACGCGTACATCTCGTCGAGTCCGGTGAGGAGGTGACGGTTCTGGATGTGTCGGTCCAGCAGTTGCCGGCCCGCCGCGACTGGGAGATCGACCGGGTCTTCGTACGCAAGGGGAAGGGCGGCACCTTCCGGCGGTCCAAGGGGGAGACGCTGACCGTCGAGTGGTCCGCGGTGACCGGGTTCTCGCTCGAGGAGCAGGGGCAGGGCGCCGAGAGTCTCCTCGCCACCTTCGAGCAGTTGCGTCCGGCCGACCTCGCGAACGTACTGCACCATCTGTCGGCCAAGCGGCGCGCGGAGGTGGCCGCGGCCCTGGACGACGACCGGCTCGCCGACGTTCTCGAAGAGCTGCCGGAGGACGACCAGATCGAGATCCTCGGCAAGCTCAAGGAGGAGCGCGCCGCCGATGTCCTGGAGGCGATGGACCCCGACGACGCGGCCGACCTGCTGGCCGAGCTACCGGAGGAGGACAAGGAGCGGCTGCTCACGCTGATGCGCCCGGACGAGGCGGCGGACGTACGGCGGCTGATGGCGTACGAGGAGCGGACGGCCGGCGGTCTGATGACCACCGAGCCGATCGTGCTGCAGCCGGACGCGACGGTCGCCGACGCGCTGGCCCGGGTCCGCAACCCCGACCTCTCCCCCGCGCTGGCCGCCCAGGTGTACGTGTGCCGCCCGCCCGACGAGACGCCGACCGGCAAGTACCTCGGCACGGTGCACTTCCAGCGGCTGCTGCGCGACCCCCCGTACACGCTGGTCAGCGCGCTTCTCGACGATGATCTCCAGGCGCTCCGACCGGAGGACGCGCTGCCGGTGGTGGCCGGCTTCTTCGCGACGTACGACATGGTCGCGGCGCCCGTGGTCGACGAGAGCGGCTCGCTGCTCGGCGCGGTGACCGTGGACGACGTACTCGACCACATGCTGCCGGAGGACTGGCGCGAGACGGAGTTCCATCTGGACGTGGAGGCTCAGGGGGTCTCGCATGGCTCCTGA
- a CDS encoding DUF1003 domain-containing protein, whose protein sequence is MAPERDPRERVPMGVTARPRIRLDQPLPPRRRLVPEWDPEAFGKLSERIARFIGTGRFLVWMTVVVIMWVLWNVAAPNGLRFDEFPFIFLTLMLSLQASYAAPLILLAQNRQADRDRVNLEQDRKQNERSIADTEYLTREIAALRTGLGEVATRDWIRSELEDLVRELEDRLPNGRGAFPAEHPRGRDVSDR, encoded by the coding sequence ATGGCTCCTGAGCGCGACCCCCGCGAGCGGGTCCCCATGGGCGTCACCGCACGCCCGCGCATCCGGCTCGACCAGCCGCTGCCGCCGCGCCGCAGGCTGGTGCCCGAGTGGGACCCGGAGGCCTTCGGCAAGCTGTCGGAGCGGATCGCGCGGTTCATCGGCACCGGACGGTTCCTCGTCTGGATGACCGTCGTCGTCATCATGTGGGTGCTGTGGAACGTCGCGGCGCCCAACGGCCTGCGTTTCGACGAGTTCCCGTTCATCTTCCTGACCCTGATGCTCTCGCTCCAGGCCTCGTACGCCGCCCCGCTGATCCTGCTCGCCCAGAACCGGCAGGCCGACCGCGACCGGGTCAATCTCGAACAGGACCGCAAGCAGAACGAGCGGTCGATCGCGGACACCGAGTATCTGACCCGCGAGATCGCCGCGCTGCGCACCGGCCTCGGTGAGGTCGCCACCCGCGACTGGATCCGCTCCGAACTCGAGGACCTGGTCAGGGAACTGGAGGACCGGCTGCCGAACGGACGGGGCGCATTCCCGGCGGAACACCCGCGCGGACGTGACGTAAGCGACCGCTGA
- a CDS encoding Mrp/NBP35 family ATP-binding protein: MATEDAVRAALATVNDPEIQRPITELGMVKSVEIGADGAVAVTVYLTVSGCPMRQTITDNVTRAVEAVDGVTRVDVTLDVMSDEQRRELASALRGGQAEREVPFAKPGSLTRVYAVASGKGGVGKSSVTVNLAAAMAADGLKVGVVDADIYGHSVPRMLGADGHPTQVENMIMPPSANGVKVISIGMFTPGNAPVVWRGPMLHRALQQFLADVYWGDLDVLLMDLPPGTGDIAISVAQLVPNAEILIVTTPQQAAAEVAERAGSIAVQTHQKIVGVVENMSGLPCPHCGEMVDVFGTGGGQAVADGLTRTTGATVPVLGSIPIDVRLREGGDEGKPVVLTDPDSPAGTALRSIAGKLGGRQRGLSGMSLGITPRNKF, encoded by the coding sequence ATGGCTACGGAAGACGCGGTGCGCGCAGCGCTGGCGACGGTGAACGACCCCGAGATCCAGCGACCCATCACCGAACTGGGGATGGTCAAATCGGTGGAGATCGGGGCGGATGGCGCGGTCGCGGTCACCGTGTACCTGACCGTCTCCGGCTGTCCCATGCGCCAGACGATCACGGACAACGTGACGAGGGCGGTCGAGGCGGTCGACGGTGTCACGCGCGTCGACGTCACGCTGGACGTGATGAGCGACGAGCAGCGCCGCGAGCTGGCCTCCGCGCTGCGCGGCGGGCAGGCCGAGCGCGAGGTCCCCTTCGCCAAGCCCGGCTCGCTCACGCGCGTGTACGCGGTCGCCTCCGGCAAGGGCGGCGTCGGCAAGTCGTCCGTGACCGTGAACCTGGCGGCGGCGATGGCGGCGGACGGACTGAAGGTCGGTGTCGTGGACGCCGACATCTACGGCCACTCCGTGCCCCGCATGCTGGGCGCCGACGGGCATCCCACCCAGGTCGAGAACATGATCATGCCGCCGTCCGCGAACGGCGTGAAGGTCATCTCGATCGGCATGTTCACCCCGGGCAACGCACCGGTCGTCTGGCGCGGCCCGATGCTCCACCGCGCACTTCAGCAGTTCCTGGCGGACGTGTACTGGGGCGACCTGGACGTCCTCCTCATGGACCTCCCGCCGGGCACGGGCGACATCGCGATCTCGGTCGCGCAGCTGGTGCCGAACGCCGAGATCCTGATCGTGACGACGCCCCAGCAGGCCGCCGCGGAGGTCGCCGAGCGGGCCGGTTCCATCGCCGTCCAGACCCACCAGAAGATCGTGGGCGTGGTGGAGAACATGTCCGGTCTGCCCTGCCCGCACTGCGGCGAGATGGTCGACGTCTTCGGCACGGGCGGCGGTCAGGCCGTCGCCGACGGCCTGACCCGGACGACCGGCGCGACGGTTCCCGTGCTGGGCAGCATCCCGATCGACGTCCGCCTCCGCGAAGGCGGCGACGAGGGCAAGCCGGTCGTCCTCACCGACCCCGACTCCCCGGCGGGCACGGCCCTGCGCTCGATCGCGGGCAAGCTGGGGGGACGCCAGCGCGGGCTGTCGGGCATGTCGCTGGGGATCACCCCGCGCAACAAGTTCTGA
- a CDS encoding sec-independent translocase, whose protein sequence is MFNDIGALELVALVVLAVLVFGPEKLPKMIQDVTRTIRKIREFSESAKADIREELGPEFKDFEFEDLNPKTFIRKQLDNDDLGLKEIRNGFDLKKEMAEVTDAVHGRDSESAVSSSTSPSSGGTVDMTKKREQLEPAERPPFDADAT, encoded by the coding sequence GTGTTCAATGACATAGGAGCCCTCGAGCTGGTGGCGCTCGTTGTCCTTGCTGTGCTCGTCTTCGGCCCGGAGAAGCTCCCGAAGATGATCCAGGACGTCACGCGCACCATTCGCAAGATCCGCGAGTTCTCGGAGAGCGCCAAGGCGGACATCCGTGAGGAACTGGGCCCCGAGTTCAAGGACTTCGAGTTCGAGGACCTCAACCCCAAGACGTTCATCCGCAAGCAGCTGGACAACGATGACCTGGGGCTCAAGGAGATCCGTAACGGCTTCGACCTGAAGAAGGAGATGGCCGAGGTCACGGACGCTGTCCACGGCCGCGACTCAGAGTCCGCCGTGTCTTCCTCCACCTCGCCGTCCTCCGGCGGCACCGTCGACATGACGAAGAAGCGCGAGCAGCTCGAACCGGCCGAGCGCCCGCCATTCGACGCGGACGCGACCTGA
- a CDS encoding trypsin-like peptidase domain-containing protein yields the protein MPGQAATPPQNGSVGPAASTHGVGAPGAGPNVHGTGTSGAGATAHGTGTSGAAPAVPGTGVPGAGPAVHGTGTPGAAPAVHGTGAPGAAPAVQGTSAPGASPAHGAHIPAPAPAPAAPVPRPAQAPAHHPSPSSASGPQAQSPQSLQAPAQVPPPTQAPQPPTPWQHYDPWAAAPLQQNGAGVDSESRRRKRVRRLLVLGAVLIALLAGGLGGAVGAYLERNGGIENVELPQAGTEAKGRAPDSVAGIAASALPSVVTLHVSGADAQGTGTGFVLDERGHILTNHHVVDAAGASGDISVTFSGGQSAKAKLVGGDTGYDLAVVKVSGVSGLKPLPLGNSDNVQVGDPVVAIGAPFDLENTVTSGIISAKERPITAGGQSGDRSDVSYVDALQTDAPINPGNSGGPLVDSKARVIGINSAIRSADSGSDLESGQAGSIGLGFAIPINQGKRVAEELINTGKATHPVIGVTLDMDYAGDGARVGTKGGEGGSPVTKGGPGDRAGIKAGDVITEVDGRPVRSGEELIVKTRAHRPGDRLELTVERDGKERKISLVLGSADGD from the coding sequence GTGCCGGGACAGGCGGCGACTCCGCCGCAGAACGGTTCCGTCGGCCCGGCGGCTTCCACGCACGGCGTCGGCGCGCCTGGCGCGGGCCCTAACGTCCACGGCACCGGCACTTCCGGAGCGGGCGCCACTGCCCACGGAACTGGCACGTCTGGAGCGGCTCCTGCCGTCCCCGGCACCGGCGTGCCTGGCGCGGGCCCTGCCGTCCATGGCACCGGCACTCCCGGAGCGGCTCCCGCGGTCCATGGCACCGGCGCGCCCGGAGCGGCTCCCGCGGTCCAGGGCACCAGTGCGCCCGGAGCAAGCCCAGCCCACGGCGCCCACATACCCGCACCCGCACCTGCCCCCGCAGCGCCCGTACCTCGCCCAGCCCAGGCCCCTGCCCACCACCCGAGCCCGAGCTCGGCCTCGGGCCCCCAAGCCCAATCCCCGCAATCCCTCCAAGCCCCAGCCCAAGTCCCCCCACCCACTCAAGCCCCCCAACCCCCAACCCCCTGGCAGCACTACGACCCCTGGGCCGCCGCCCCCCTCCAGCAGAACGGTGCCGGCGTCGACAGCGAGAGCCGGCGGCGTAAGCGCGTCCGGCGGTTGCTGGTTCTCGGAGCCGTACTCATCGCGCTGCTGGCCGGAGGCCTCGGCGGCGCGGTAGGGGCGTATCTCGAGCGGAATGGGGGGATCGAGAACGTCGAGTTGCCGCAGGCCGGGACGGAGGCCAAGGGGCGGGCGCCGGACAGTGTGGCCGGGATCGCGGCCAGTGCGTTGCCCAGCGTGGTGACCCTGCATGTGAGCGGGGCGGATGCGCAGGGCACGGGCACCGGCTTCGTGCTCGACGAGCGCGGGCACATCCTCACCAACCACCATGTCGTGGATGCCGCCGGAGCGAGCGGCGACATCTCCGTGACGTTCAGCGGGGGCCAGAGCGCCAAGGCGAAGCTGGTCGGAGGCGACACCGGTTACGACCTCGCCGTGGTGAAGGTGAGCGGCGTCAGCGGCCTCAAGCCCCTGCCCCTCGGCAACTCCGACAACGTCCAGGTCGGCGACCCGGTGGTGGCCATAGGCGCACCCTTCGACCTCGAGAACACCGTGACCTCCGGAATCATCAGCGCCAAGGAACGGCCGATCACCGCCGGCGGCCAGTCGGGCGACCGCAGCGACGTCTCGTACGTCGACGCCCTGCAGACCGACGCCCCGATCAATCCCGGCAACTCGGGCGGCCCCCTCGTCGACTCCAAGGCCCGCGTCATCGGCATCAACAGCGCCATCCGTTCCGCCGACAGCGGCTCCGACCTGGAGAGCGGCCAGGCAGGATCGATCGGCCTGGGCTTCGCCATCCCCATCAACCAGGGCAAGCGGGTTGCCGAGGAACTGATCAACACCGGCAAGGCCACGCACCCGGTGATCGGTGTCACGCTCGACATGGACTACGCGGGCGACGGCGCCCGCGTCGGCACCAAGGGTGGCGAAGGCGGCTCGCCGGTCACCAAGGGCGGCCCCGGCGACCGGGCCGGCATCAAGGCGGGCGACGTGATCACCGAGGTCGATGGCCGGCCCGTCCGCTCCGGCGAGGAGCTCATCGTCAAGACCCGCGCCCACCGCCCCGGCGACCGCCTGGAACTGACCGTCGAGCGCGACGGCAAGGAGCGGAAGATCAGCCTCGTCCTCGGCTCCGCCGACGGCGACTGA
- a CDS encoding anti-sigma factor family protein: MSGSRPTPAEQHLGDRLSALVDGELGHEARERVLAHLATCAKCKAEADEQRRLKNVFAEAAPPPPSESFLARLQGLPGGSDGDGGGSRLGGGSFGSSGAFGVRHDSGFGVRHDPFEYVPSGPHAAVLPSEQRGFRIHDISRREADRSASRGLRFAFVAAGAVSLAAVALGGVSTGVPDSTEARAGSGSGSNVTPARTPGTGAATTPEQRRRGFAPLLAQGQRSFTAEQVAPTAVSAPLLPGMPPPAGQQVARPPHALTAPVVGGAAAMSPLIRPLETHPPVTLTSWATTSQFATPGLSAIVPLPESSASPSPPTAR, encoded by the coding sequence GTGAGTGGATCACGTCCTACGCCGGCAGAGCAGCACCTGGGAGACCGACTCTCCGCCCTGGTGGACGGAGAGCTCGGTCATGAGGCGCGTGAGCGCGTCCTGGCCCACCTCGCGACGTGCGCGAAGTGCAAGGCCGAGGCAGATGAACAGCGACGACTGAAGAACGTATTCGCGGAAGCGGCTCCACCACCGCCCTCCGAGAGCTTCCTGGCCCGCCTCCAGGGGCTGCCCGGGGGAAGTGACGGGGACGGGGGCGGCTCCCGGCTGGGCGGAGGATCCTTCGGGTCGTCCGGCGCTTTTGGTGTGCGGCACGATTCGGGTTTCGGTGTGCGGCACGACCCCTTCGAGTATGTGCCGAGCGGTCCGCATGCCGCCGTGCTGCCCTCGGAGCAGCGCGGGTTCCGTATCCATGACATCAGCAGACGCGAGGCCGATCGTTCGGCCTCACGCGGGCTGCGCTTCGCGTTCGTGGCGGCCGGGGCCGTATCGCTGGCTGCGGTCGCGCTCGGCGGGGTGTCGACCGGTGTGCCCGACAGCACGGAAGCACGGGCCGGGTCCGGCTCGGGCAGCAATGTGACCCCGGCGCGTACGCCGGGCACGGGCGCGGCGACCACTCCCGAGCAGCGCCGCCGCGGCTTCGCGCCGCTGCTCGCCCAGGGGCAGCGTTCCTTCACGGCGGAGCAGGTCGCGCCGACCGCGGTGTCCGCGCCGCTGCTGCCGGGAATGCCCCCGCCTGCCGGTCAGCAGGTCGCGCGTCCGCCGCACGCGCTGACCGCGCCGGTGGTGGGCGGTGCAGCCGCGATGTCCCCGCTCATACGTCCCCTCGAGACGCACCCGCCGGTCACGCTGACCTCGTGGGCGACGACCTCTCAGTTCGCGACGCCCGGGCTTTCGGCCATCGTGCCGCTGCCCGAGTCGTCCGCCTCCCCCTCGCCTCCCACCGCCCGCTGA
- the sigE gene encoding RNA polymerase sigma factor SigE, protein MLRRLLRSAGEPKSVTDTADKYRAADSAQTATFTSDADSQAWTPPTWEEIVSMHSGRVYRLAYRLTGNQHDAEDLTQEVFVRVFRSLSTYTPGTFEGWLHRITTNLFLDMVRRKQRIRFDALGDDAAERLPSREPSPQQVFNDTHFDADVQQALDTLAPEFRAAVVLCDIEGLSYEEIAATLGVKLGTVRSRIHRGRSQLRKALAHRSPEARAERRGLVVTGVPALGGGGATA, encoded by the coding sequence GTGCTGAGGCGCCTGCTCAGATCCGCGGGTGAGCCGAAATCCGTGACCGACACCGCTGACAAGTACCGTGCTGCCGATTCCGCTCAGACCGCGACCTTCACGTCCGACGCGGACTCGCAGGCGTGGACTCCGCCCACCTGGGAGGAGATCGTCAGCATGCACAGTGGCCGGGTGTACCGGCTCGCCTACCGCCTGACGGGCAATCAGCACGATGCCGAGGACCTGACCCAGGAAGTCTTCGTCCGGGTCTTCCGCTCCCTGTCGACCTACACGCCCGGCACCTTCGAGGGCTGGCTGCACCGCATCACCACCAACCTCTTCCTGGACATGGTGCGCCGCAAGCAGCGCATCCGGTTCGACGCGCTCGGCGACGACGCGGCCGAGCGGCTGCCCAGCCGTGAGCCATCCCCCCAGCAGGTCTTCAACGACACGCACTTCGACGCGGACGTCCAGCAGGCGCTCGACACCCTCGCACCCGAATTCCGTGCCGCGGTCGTCCTGTGTGACATCGAGGGGCTTTCGTACGAGGAGATCGCCGCGACCCTGGGCGTCAAGCTCGGCACGGTCCGCAGCCGGATCCACCGCGGCCGATCCCAGCTCCGCAAGGCCCTCGCCCACCGGTCGCCCGAGGCCCGCGCCGAGCGCCGTGGCCTCGTCGTCACCGGGGTGCCCGCTCTGGGAGGAGGGGGCGCGACCGCGTGA